In Fulvia fulva chromosome 10, complete sequence, a single window of DNA contains:
- a CDS encoding 18S rRNA (guanine(1575)-N(7))-methyltransferase — translation MSRPEDILPPDLFYDDSESRKYTTSSRIKNIQAEMTNRALELLDLPSPSLILDVGCGSGLSGEILTENDHTWVGMDISSSMLAQALERDTEGDMLLADIGQGVPFRAGSFDAAISISAIQWLCNAETSDVSPEGRLKRFFDGLYASLRRGGKAVCQFYPKNTQQRSLISQAAIKAGFGAGILEDDPETKNVKYYLVLSVGGGDVTGTVSGMNDVEVQDARRKDRKRGKEFEKKGSKAWIMRKKSQMEAKGKVVKSSSKYTGRKRNIAF, via the coding sequence ATGTCCCGCCCCGAAGACATCCTCCCGCCCGACCTGTTCTACGACGACTCCGAATCCCGCAAATACACCACCTCCTCCCGCATAAAAAACATCCAAGCGGAAATGACCAACCGCGCCCTCGAACTCCTCGACTTACCCTCTCCCTCCCTGATCCTCGACGTAGGCTGCGGATCTGGCCTCTCCGGCGAAATCCTCACCGAGAACGACCACACCTGGGTTGGGATGGACATTTCGAGTTCCATGCTTGCCCAGGCGTTAGAGAGGGACACCGAAGGCGACATGCTGCTAGCAGATATTGGGCAGGGTGTTCCATTCAGAGCGGGAAGTTTCGACGCGGCGATCAGTATCAGTGCGATTCAGTGGCTTTGTAATGCGGAGACGAGTGATGTGAGTCCTGAGGGGCGGTTGAAGAGGTTTTTCGATGGGCTTTATGCATCTCTAAGGAGAGGTGGAAAAGCGGTGTGCCAGTTCTACCCGAAGAATACACAGCAACGATCTTTGATCTCACAAGCTGCGATTAAGGCGGGATTTGGGGCTGGTATACTTGAGGATGACCCGGAGACGAAGAATGTCAAGTACTATCTTGTGTTGTCAGTGGGAGGCGGTGATGTCACGGGGACTGTGAGTGGGATGAATGATGTGGAGGTTCAAGATGCGAGAAGGAaagacaggaagagagggaAAGAGTTTGAGAAGAAAGGAAGCAAGGCGTGGATCATGAGGAAGAAGTCGCAGATGGAGGCTAAAGGGAAGGTTGTTAAGAGTTCTTCGAAGTATACGGGCAGGAAGAGGAATATCGCGTTTTGA